The genomic window GGCGCTGGTGAAGGCCCCGCTGGTGGCCGGCCACCTCAAGCCGGTAATTCTGCTGCCCCTGGGCACGGTTATGGGCCTGAGCCAGGCCCAGCTGGAAGCCATCCTGGCCCACGAGCTGGCCCACATTGCCCGCCGCGACTATCTGATGAACATTCTGCAGTCGGTGGCCGAAATCCTGTTTTTCTACCACCCCGCCGTCTGGTTTATTACGGCCTGCATGCGCACGGAGCGCGAAAACTGCTGCGACGACGAAGCCACCGCCATCTGCGGCGACCCGCTCACGCTGGCCAAGGCCCTGGCTGCCCTGGCCGAAATGGGGCAGGACGTATACCCCGCGCCCCGCCTGGCATTGTCGGCCGTGGGCCCCGACGGTTCCTTGCTGGGCCGTATCCGGCGGCTGGTGCAGCGCCGCGCCGTGCCTACTTTCTCGGAAGGCTTCATGGCCGCTCTGGTTGTCGTCGGCGGTTTGGCGTTGATTGGCCTGACGACCGTCGTGGCCATGGCCAACCCCCGGCCCTGGCCCGAGCGCGCCAAAGAATTGGTCGGCGCCGTGTTTGGTCCCGAGAACAGCATGTGGGCCAACAGCCTGCCCGCTTTCCAGCCCGCAGCTACTCCGGCGGCCGTTGTTTCTGCCGCCGCCGATGACGATGACGACAAGAAAAAGCGCAAGAACAAGTCCAAGGATAAAGGCGTGGTCATTGTGCGCGACGCCAACGAGGACGGGCCCGAGCTCCGCCGGGGCAAAGACGGCGGCACCGTGGTAGTGAAGCGCGACAACAAAGGCCGCGTAACCGAGCTCTACGTCGACGGGCAGCGCATCGACATGGAAGAGGCCAAGGCTAAGTCGAAAGCCAAGGCTAACACCACCGAAGTTATTCGCCTGGCCCCGAACAGCCGCACGGCCCGCCGCTCTACCTCGCCTTCCGGCTCCAATTTCAACTTCGATTTCGACTCCCGTAACTACGGCATGTCGGCCCGCGACCAGGAAGAGTTGCGCCGCTCGATGCAGCGCCTGGAGCTGGACCTGGCCCGTACCGGCGAGGAAGTCCGGAGCCGCACCGGCCGCACCTACGTGCTGGCCGACGGCAACCGGGTGGAAATCCGCACTGGTAAGGACGCCAGCGCCGCCAACGACCGGATAGCGGCTAAGGCCCTGCAGGAAGCCGAAAACTCCCTGCGCGACGCCGAGCGTAGCGAAACCAACAGCGAAGCCCGCAACAAAATCCGCGAAGAGCTGGACCGCGTGCGGGAGCGACGCGAGGAACTGCGGGAGCGGCAGCAGGAGGCCAGTGAGGCCGCCCGGGAGCGGCAGCAAGCTGAGCGGGAACGGCAGCAAGCTGATCGGGAGCAGCAGCAGGCTGATCGGGAGCAGCGGCAGGCCGAGCGTGAACGGGCTCAGGCCGAACGGGAGCGGCTGCAGGCCATCCGGGAAGAGCAGAACAACAAGGTGGAAGAAGCTATGATTGAGGAGCTACAAAAAGACAAGCTCATCAAGGACAAGAAGTACTTTCAGCTGGTGCTGAAGGGCAACGAAATGGTGGTCGACGGGCAGAAGCAGCCCGACGCCGTGGCCGCCAAGTACCGCCAGCTGTTCGAAGACGGCACCGGCCGCACCATCGGCGCCAATGGCTCGGTCGTGTTCAGCAACACCGGCAACGACAAGAACCGCATCTACTCCAACACCACGGGCGGCTCGA from Hymenobacter chitinivorans DSM 11115 includes these protein-coding regions:
- a CDS encoding M56 family metallopeptidase; the encoded protein is MTPELVRAVGWTIVHSLWQGAIVGLALVGLLLVLRRHSAQVRYNVAGLALLIMLGLALVTFGRHYALALATKSAVAATVTTSPAEAATALNLVPAATSAAVAEQSVSLLETGRQYFDQHLPLIVAAWFLGLLAMTLRMLGGLAYVQRLRHYRVEPLSEQWNERFKALADRAGIKRTVSLLESALVKAPLVAGHLKPVILLPLGTVMGLSQAQLEAILAHELAHIARRDYLMNILQSVAEILFFYHPAVWFITACMRTERENCCDDEATAICGDPLTLAKALAALAEMGQDVYPAPRLALSAVGPDGSLLGRIRRLVQRRAVPTFSEGFMAALVVVGGLALIGLTTVVAMANPRPWPERAKELVGAVFGPENSMWANSLPAFQPAATPAAVVSAAADDDDDKKKRKNKSKDKGVVIVRDANEDGPELRRGKDGGTVVVKRDNKGRVTELYVDGQRIDMEEAKAKSKAKANTTEVIRLAPNSRTARRSTSPSGSNFNFDFDSRNYGMSARDQEELRRSMQRLELDLARTGEEVRSRTGRTYVLADGNRVEIRTGKDASAANDRIAAKALQEAENSLRDAERSETNSEARNKIREELDRVRERREELRERQQEASEAARERQQAERERQQADREQQQADREQRQAERERAQAERERLQAIREEQNNKVEEAMIEELQKDKLIKDKKYFQLVLKGNEMVVDGQKQPDAVAAKYRQLFEDGTGRTIGANGSVVFSNTGNDKNRIYSNTTGGSSYVPSPPTPPAAPRSPRAPRTSLAPLAPMAPTPPRAPRAPRNVKVNSVALGEQLRKDGLIEPNARSYQFQLNPSGMSVNGQRQSAETAKRYRELLGKNDGKTFNMDVVITE